The DNA segment CGCGTCCGGACAGCGCCAAGCAGCGCCGCCTGGCTGACGAAGCGCTGGAGATGGTGCACCTCTCCGGCTTCGGCCAGCGCAAGCCCCATGAGCTCTCCGGCGGCCAGCAGCAGCGGGTGGCCCTGGCCCGTGCACTGGTGAACAAGCCCACGGTGCTGCTGCTGGACGAACCCCTGGCGGCGCTGGACCGCAAGCTGCGCAAGGAGATGCAGTCCGAACTGCTGCGTCTGCAGCGCGAGGTCGGCATCACCTTCGTGCTGGTCACCCATGACCAGGAAGAGGCGCTGTCCATGAGCGACAGCATCAGCGTCATGCAGGACGGACAGATTCTCCAGAGCGCCAGCCCCGAGCAGTTGTACGAAACCCCGGCGAGCCGCTACGTGGCCGACTTCATCGGCGAATCCAACCTGTTCGACGGCACGGTGCGGCATATCGACGGCGGCCGTGTGCTGCTGGAAACCCCCCACGGCCTGAAACTGGCCAGCCCGCAGACGCCCACCGGTCCCGCCCTCAAAGCCTCGGAACCGGGGTGTATCGCCGTGCGCCCGGAGCTGATCGCCATCGGCGCCGGCGAAGAGGCGTTGCCCCGCGAGATCACCCTGCCCGGCGAGGTGGTGGACCGCATCTACCTTGGCAACCTCACGGAATACCGCGTACGCACCGAGCCCTTCGGCATCGTCTGCGTGCGCGTGCCGCGCCACGGCTCGAACGAGCGCTCGGCCTTCGAACATGGGTCGCCGGTACGGATCGGCTGGGATCAGGCCAGTGGACTGGCGATGACCCTTTGATGTCGCTGAGAAGCGGCATCAATCGTTGTACGGAACGGACAAGAACAACCCACCCTCACAGGCAGGTAGCAGCAATGGACCGGAAAGACTTCATCAAGCAACTGCGCAGTTGGCAGAACGGCTCCATCAGCCGTCGCGAGTTCCTTGGCCGTACCGGCCTCGGCGTGGCCATGGCGGTGATGGCCGCGAACATGCCCGGCCTGCTCACCAGCAACCGGGCCTTCGCCGCAGAGAAAGGCGCCATCGGCGACCGTGTGGTCCTGGCCACCTGGCCGAACTATCACAACGCCGAGAACTTCTCCGCCTTCGCCGAGCAGACCGGCGCCCAGATACAGATGAACGTGTTCGGCTCCAACGAGGAAATGCTTGCCAAGCTCCAGGCTGGCGGCAGCGGTTGGGACGTCTTCGTGCCCACCAACTACACCATCAGCACCTACGCCGAACTGGGCCTGATCGAGCCGCTGGACCTGTCGCGCCTGCCCAACTTCGATCCGGCCTCCTATGAAAAGCGCTTCATGGAACAGGGCGTCATCAACGGCAAGACCTATGCGGTACCGAAGAACTGGGGCACCACCGGCTTCGTCTATGACGGCGAGAAGATCAAGGCCAAACCCACCACATGGAAGGAATTCTGGGAGCTGAGCAAAGGCGAGGCCACCGGCCGGGTGATGGTCCATGACTATCAGCTCACGGTGATCGGCAATGCGCTGAAATCCTTTGGCTACAGCTTCAACTCCATCGACCCGAAGGAACTGGCCGATGCCGAGAAGCTGCTGCTGGAGGTCAAGCCGCATCTCTTC comes from the Pseudomonas sp. TCU-HL1 genome and includes:
- a CDS encoding ABC transporter ATP-binding protein yields the protein MSDASECFDIEFRHVVKRYGAVTAVNGLSFKVRRGAFHSFLGSSGCGKTTTLRMIAGFEQPSEGEVLLAGRSVAGVPAHQRPVNMVFQSYALFPHLSVAENIAYGLRYHQPRPDSAKQRRLADEALEMVHLSGFGQRKPHELSGGQQQRVALARALVNKPTVLLLDEPLAALDRKLRKEMQSELLRLQREVGITFVLVTHDQEEALSMSDSISVMQDGQILQSASPEQLYETPASRYVADFIGESNLFDGTVRHIDGGRVLLETPHGLKLASPQTPTGPALKASEPGCIAVRPELIAIGAGEEALPREITLPGEVVDRIYLGNLTEYRVRTEPFGIVCVRVPRHGSNERSAFEHGSPVRIGWDQASGLAMTL
- a CDS encoding ABC transporter substrate-binding protein, translating into MDRKDFIKQLRSWQNGSISRREFLGRTGLGVAMAVMAANMPGLLTSNRAFAAEKGAIGDRVVLATWPNYHNAENFSAFAEQTGAQIQMNVFGSNEEMLAKLQAGGSGWDVFVPTNYTISTYAELGLIEPLDLSRLPNFDPASYEKRFMEQGVINGKTYAVPKNWGTTGFVYDGEKIKAKPTTWKEFWELSKGEATGRVMVHDYQLTVIGNALKSFGYSFNSIDPKELADAEKLLLEVKPHLFAINSDYQPSMRNGDAWMSMCWTGDASQLHRDMPQMTYVLGREGGELWSDFFAIPKSAERPDAAYALINFLLDPQVNKREVEAHGYPTGDRRVDALLPKAMLDDPIMYPAADLLSALEFGAAATLTSPARAELMARFKAA